Proteins found in one Canis lupus baileyi chromosome 26, mCanLup2.hap1, whole genome shotgun sequence genomic segment:
- the SLC12A5 gene encoding solute carrier family 12 member 5 isoform X3: MLNNLTDCEDGDGGANPGDGNPKESSPFINSTDTEKGREYDGKNMALFEEEMDTSPMVSSLLSGLANYTNLPQGSREHEEAENNEGGKKKPVQAPRMGTFMGVYLPCLQNIFGVILFLRLTWVVGIAGIMEAFCMVFICCSCTMLTAISMSAIATNGVVPAGGSYYMISRSLGPEFGGAVGLCFYLGTTFAGAMYILGTIEILLAYLFPAMAIFKAEDASGEAAAMLNNMRVYGTCVLTCMATVVFVGVKYVNKFALVFLGCVILSILAIYAGVIKSAFDPPNFPICLLGNRTLSRHGFDVCAKLAWEGNETVTTRLWGLFCSSRFLNATCDEYFTRNNVTEIQGIPGAASGLIKENLWSSYLTKGVIVERRGMPSVGLAEGTPIDMDHPYVFSDMTSYFTLLVGIYFPSVTGIMAGSNRSGDLRDAQKSIPTGTILAIATTSAVYISSVVLFGACIEGVVLRDKFGEAVNGNLVVGTLAWPSPWVIVIGSFFSTCGAGLQSLTGAPRLLQAISRDGIVPFLQVFGHGKANGEPTWALLLTACICEIGILIASLDEVAPILSMFFLMCYMFVNLACAVQTLLRTPNWRPRFRYYHWTLSFLGMSLCLALMFICSWYYALVAMLIAGLIYKYIEYRGAEKEWGDGIRGLSLSAARYALLRLEEGPPHTKNWRPQLLVLVRVDQDQNVVHPQLLSLTSQLKAGKGLTIVGSVLEGTFLDNHPQAQRAEESIRRLMEAEKVKGFCQVVISSNLRDGVSHLIQSGGLGGLQHNTVLVGWPRNWRQKEDHQTWRNFIELVRETTAGHLALLVTKNVSMFPGNPERFSEGSIDVWWIVHDGGMLMLLPFLLRHHKVWRKCKMRIFTVAQMDDNSIQMKKDLTTFLYHLRITAEVEVVEMHESDISAYTYEKTLVMEQRSQILKQMHLTKNEREREIQSITDESRGSIRRKNPANTRLRLNVPEETAGDSEEKPEEEVQLIHDQSAPSCPSSSPSPGEEPEGEGEGDPEKVHLTWTKDKSVAEKNKGPSPVSSEGIKDFFSMKPEWENLNQSNVRRMHTAVRLNEVIVKKSRDAKLVLLNMPGPPRNRNGDENYMEFLEVLTEHLDRVMLVRGGGREVITIYS; this comes from the exons GTGATGGCAACCCCAAGGAGAGCAGCCCCTTCATCAACAGCactgacacagagaaaggaagggagtaTGATGGCAAGAACATGGCCCTGTTTGAG GAGGAGATGGACACCAGCCCCATGGtgtcctccctgctcagtggcctGGCCAACTACACCAACCTGCCCCAGGGAAGTAGGGAGCATGAAGAGGCAGAAAACAATGAGGGTGGAAAAAAGAAGCCAGTGCAG GCCCCACGCATGGGCACCTTCATGGGCGTGTACCTCCCGTGCCTGCAGAACATCTTTGGTGTCATCCTCTTCCTGCGACTCACTTGGGTGGTGGGCATCGCAGGCATCATGGAAGCCTTCTGCATGGTCTTCATCTGCTGCTCCTGT ACCATGCTCACGGCCATCTCCATGAGTGCAATTGCAACTAATGGTGTTGTACCTG CTGGCGGCTCCTACTACATGATTTCCAGGTCTCTGGGCCCAGAGTTTGGGGGCGCCGTGGGCCTCTGCTTCTACCTGGGCACTACCTTTGCTGGGGCCATGTACATCCTGGGCACCATCGAAATCCTACTG GCTTACCTCTTCCCAGCTATGGCCATTTTTAAGGCAGAAGATGCCAGTGGGGAGGCAGCAGCCATGTTGAACAATATGCGTGTATATGGCACCTGTGTGCTCACTTGCATGGCCACTGTGGTATTTGTGGGCGTCAAGTATGTCAACAAGTTTGCCCTTGTCTTCCTGGGTTGTGTCATCCTCTCCATCCTGGCCATCTATGCTGGGGTCATCAAATCTGCCTTCGACCCACCCAACTTCCC GATCTGCCTCCTGGGGAACCGCACACTGTCTCGCCATGGCTTTGATGTCTGTGCCAAGCTGGCTTGGGAAGGAAATGAGACGGTGACCACACGGCTCTGGGGCCTTTTCTGTTCCTCCCGTTTCCTCAACGCCACCTGTGATGAGTACTTCACCCGAAATAATGTCACGGAGATCCAGGGCATCCCTGGCGCTGCCAGTGGCCTCATCAAAG AGAATCTTTGGAGCTCCTACCTAACCAAAGGGGTGATTGTGGAGAGGCGTGGGATGCCCTCGGTGGGCCTGGCAGAGGGCACCCCTATCGACATGGACCATCCTTATGTCTTCAGTGATATGACCTCCTACTTCACCCTGCTGGTTGGCATCTACTTCCCCTCAGTCACAG GGATCATGGCTGGTTCTAACCGCTCTGGAGACCTACGGGATGCCCAGAAGTCAATTCCCACTGGCACCATCCTGGCCATTGCCACCACCTCTGCTGTCT ATATCAGCTCTGTTGTTCTGTTTGGGGCCTGCATTGAGGGGGTCGTCCTGCGGGACAA GTTTGGAGAAGCTGTGAATGGCAACCTGGTGGTGGGCACACTGGCCTGGCCATCCCCCTGGGTCATTGTCATTGGATCCTTCTTCTCCACCTGTGGGGCCGGGCTGCAGAGCCTCACGGGGGCCCCACGCCTGCTGCAGGCCATCTCCCGGGATGGCATCGTGCCCTTCCTGCAG GTCTTTGGCCATGGCAAAGCAAATGGAGAACCAACATGGGCCTTGCTCCTGACTGCCTGCATCTGTGAGATTGGCATCCTCATCGCATCCCTTGACGAGGTCGCCCCCATCCTCTCTAT GTTCTTCCTGATGTGCTACATGTTTGTGAACCTGGCTTGTGCAGTCCAGACACTGCTGAGGACACCCAACTGGAGGCCACGCTTTCGATATTACCACTG GACACTCTCCTTCCTGGGCATGAGCCTCTGCCTGGCCCTCATGTTTATCTGCTCCTGGTATTATGCCCTGGTGGCCATGCTCATCGCTGGGCTCATCTACAAGTACATTGAGTACCGAGG GGCAGAGAAGGAGTGGGGCGATGGGATCCGAGGCCTGTCCCTCAGTGCTGCACGCTATGCCCTCTTACGCCTGGAGGAAGGGCCCCCACATACGAAGAACTGGAG GCCACAGCTACTGGTGCTGGTGCGTGTGGACCAAGACCAGAATGTGGTACACCCACAACTGCTCTCACTGACCTCCCAGCTCAAGGCAGGGAAGGGCCTGACCATTGTGGGTTCCGTCCTTGAGGGCACCTTTCTCGACAACCATCCCCAGGCCCAGCGGGCAGAGGAG TCCATCCGGCGCCTGATGGAGGCAGAGAAGGTGAAAGGCTTCTGCCAGGTGGTGATTTCCTCCAACCTGCGTGATGGTGTGTCACATCTGATTCAGTCTGGGGGCCTCGGGGGGCTACAGCACAACACTGTGCTCGTCGGCTGGCCCCGCAACTGGCGGCAGAAGGAAGATCATCAGACGTGGAGGAACTTCATTG AGCTGGTCCGGGAAACCACAGCTGGTCACCTGGCCCTGCTGGTCACCAAAAACGTTTCCATGTTCCCCGGGAATCCCGAGCGCTTCTCCGAGGGCAGCATCGATGTCTGGTGGATCGTGCACGATGGAGGCATGCTCATGCTGTTACCCTTCCTGCTGCGGCACCACAAG gtCTGGCGGAAGTGCAAGATGCGTATCTTCACGGTGGCCCAGATGGACGACAATAGCATCCAGATGAAGAAGGACCTGACCACCTTTCTGTACCACTTACGTATCACCGCAGAGGTCGAGGTGGTGGAGATG CATGAGAGCGACATCTCGGCTTACACCTACGAGAAGACACTGGTGATGGAGCAGCGTTCCCAGATCCTCAAACAGATGCATTTAACCAAGAATGAGCGAGAGCGGGAG ATCCAGAGTATCACAGATGAGTCTCGTGGCTCAATCCGGAGAAAGAATCCAGCCAACACTCGGCTCCGCCTCAACGTCCCAGAAGAGACAGCTGGTGACAGCGAGGAGAAGCCAGAGGAGGAG GTGCAGCTGATCCACGACCAGAGCGCTCCCAGCTGCCCCAGCAGCTCTCCGTCCCCGGGGGAGGAGCCTGagggggagggcgagggagaTCCCGAGAAGGTGCATCTCACCTGGACCAAGGACAAGTCGGTGGCAGAGAAGAATAAGGGCCCCAGTCCGGTCTCCTCCGAGGGCATCAAGGACTTCTTCAGCATGAAGCC GGAGTGGGAGAATTT
- the SLC12A5 gene encoding solute carrier family 12 member 5 isoform X4: MALFEEEMDTSPMVSSLLSGLANYTNLPQGSREHEEAENNEGGKKKPVQAPRMGTFMGVYLPCLQNIFGVILFLRLTWVVGIAGIMEAFCMVFICCSCTMLTAISMSAIATNGVVPAGGSYYMISRSLGPEFGGAVGLCFYLGTTFAGAMYILGTIEILLAYLFPAMAIFKAEDASGEAAAMLNNMRVYGTCVLTCMATVVFVGVKYVNKFALVFLGCVILSILAIYAGVIKSAFDPPNFPICLLGNRTLSRHGFDVCAKLAWEGNETVTTRLWGLFCSSRFLNATCDEYFTRNNVTEIQGIPGAASGLIKENLWSSYLTKGVIVERRGMPSVGLAEGTPIDMDHPYVFSDMTSYFTLLVGIYFPSVTGIMAGSNRSGDLRDAQKSIPTGTILAIATTSAVYISSVVLFGACIEGVVLRDKFGEAVNGNLVVGTLAWPSPWVIVIGSFFSTCGAGLQSLTGAPRLLQAISRDGIVPFLQVFGHGKANGEPTWALLLTACICEIGILIASLDEVAPILSMFFLMCYMFVNLACAVQTLLRTPNWRPRFRYYHWTLSFLGMSLCLALMFICSWYYALVAMLIAGLIYKYIEYRGAEKEWGDGIRGLSLSAARYALLRLEEGPPHTKNWRPQLLVLVRVDQDQNVVHPQLLSLTSQLKAGKGLTIVGSVLEGTFLDNHPQAQRAEESIRRLMEAEKVKGFCQVVISSNLRDGVSHLIQSGGLGGLQHNTVLVGWPRNWRQKEDHQTWRNFIELVRETTAGHLALLVTKNVSMFPGNPERFSEGSIDVWWIVHDGGMLMLLPFLLRHHKVWRKCKMRIFTVAQMDDNSIQMKKDLTTFLYHLRITAEVEVVEMHESDISAYTYEKTLVMEQRSQILKQMHLTKNEREREIQSITDESRGSIRRKNPANTRLRLNVPEETAGDSEEKPEEEVQLIHDQSAPSCPSSSPSPGEEPEGEGEGDPEKVHLTWTKDKSVAEKNKGPSPVSSEGIKDFFSMKPEWENLNQSNVRRMHTAVRLNEVIVKKSRDAKLVLLNMPGPPRNRNGDENYMEFLEVLTEHLDRVMLVRGGGREVITIYS; this comes from the exons ATGGCCCTGTTTGAG GAGGAGATGGACACCAGCCCCATGGtgtcctccctgctcagtggcctGGCCAACTACACCAACCTGCCCCAGGGAAGTAGGGAGCATGAAGAGGCAGAAAACAATGAGGGTGGAAAAAAGAAGCCAGTGCAG GCCCCACGCATGGGCACCTTCATGGGCGTGTACCTCCCGTGCCTGCAGAACATCTTTGGTGTCATCCTCTTCCTGCGACTCACTTGGGTGGTGGGCATCGCAGGCATCATGGAAGCCTTCTGCATGGTCTTCATCTGCTGCTCCTGT ACCATGCTCACGGCCATCTCCATGAGTGCAATTGCAACTAATGGTGTTGTACCTG CTGGCGGCTCCTACTACATGATTTCCAGGTCTCTGGGCCCAGAGTTTGGGGGCGCCGTGGGCCTCTGCTTCTACCTGGGCACTACCTTTGCTGGGGCCATGTACATCCTGGGCACCATCGAAATCCTACTG GCTTACCTCTTCCCAGCTATGGCCATTTTTAAGGCAGAAGATGCCAGTGGGGAGGCAGCAGCCATGTTGAACAATATGCGTGTATATGGCACCTGTGTGCTCACTTGCATGGCCACTGTGGTATTTGTGGGCGTCAAGTATGTCAACAAGTTTGCCCTTGTCTTCCTGGGTTGTGTCATCCTCTCCATCCTGGCCATCTATGCTGGGGTCATCAAATCTGCCTTCGACCCACCCAACTTCCC GATCTGCCTCCTGGGGAACCGCACACTGTCTCGCCATGGCTTTGATGTCTGTGCCAAGCTGGCTTGGGAAGGAAATGAGACGGTGACCACACGGCTCTGGGGCCTTTTCTGTTCCTCCCGTTTCCTCAACGCCACCTGTGATGAGTACTTCACCCGAAATAATGTCACGGAGATCCAGGGCATCCCTGGCGCTGCCAGTGGCCTCATCAAAG AGAATCTTTGGAGCTCCTACCTAACCAAAGGGGTGATTGTGGAGAGGCGTGGGATGCCCTCGGTGGGCCTGGCAGAGGGCACCCCTATCGACATGGACCATCCTTATGTCTTCAGTGATATGACCTCCTACTTCACCCTGCTGGTTGGCATCTACTTCCCCTCAGTCACAG GGATCATGGCTGGTTCTAACCGCTCTGGAGACCTACGGGATGCCCAGAAGTCAATTCCCACTGGCACCATCCTGGCCATTGCCACCACCTCTGCTGTCT ATATCAGCTCTGTTGTTCTGTTTGGGGCCTGCATTGAGGGGGTCGTCCTGCGGGACAA GTTTGGAGAAGCTGTGAATGGCAACCTGGTGGTGGGCACACTGGCCTGGCCATCCCCCTGGGTCATTGTCATTGGATCCTTCTTCTCCACCTGTGGGGCCGGGCTGCAGAGCCTCACGGGGGCCCCACGCCTGCTGCAGGCCATCTCCCGGGATGGCATCGTGCCCTTCCTGCAG GTCTTTGGCCATGGCAAAGCAAATGGAGAACCAACATGGGCCTTGCTCCTGACTGCCTGCATCTGTGAGATTGGCATCCTCATCGCATCCCTTGACGAGGTCGCCCCCATCCTCTCTAT GTTCTTCCTGATGTGCTACATGTTTGTGAACCTGGCTTGTGCAGTCCAGACACTGCTGAGGACACCCAACTGGAGGCCACGCTTTCGATATTACCACTG GACACTCTCCTTCCTGGGCATGAGCCTCTGCCTGGCCCTCATGTTTATCTGCTCCTGGTATTATGCCCTGGTGGCCATGCTCATCGCTGGGCTCATCTACAAGTACATTGAGTACCGAGG GGCAGAGAAGGAGTGGGGCGATGGGATCCGAGGCCTGTCCCTCAGTGCTGCACGCTATGCCCTCTTACGCCTGGAGGAAGGGCCCCCACATACGAAGAACTGGAG GCCACAGCTACTGGTGCTGGTGCGTGTGGACCAAGACCAGAATGTGGTACACCCACAACTGCTCTCACTGACCTCCCAGCTCAAGGCAGGGAAGGGCCTGACCATTGTGGGTTCCGTCCTTGAGGGCACCTTTCTCGACAACCATCCCCAGGCCCAGCGGGCAGAGGAG TCCATCCGGCGCCTGATGGAGGCAGAGAAGGTGAAAGGCTTCTGCCAGGTGGTGATTTCCTCCAACCTGCGTGATGGTGTGTCACATCTGATTCAGTCTGGGGGCCTCGGGGGGCTACAGCACAACACTGTGCTCGTCGGCTGGCCCCGCAACTGGCGGCAGAAGGAAGATCATCAGACGTGGAGGAACTTCATTG AGCTGGTCCGGGAAACCACAGCTGGTCACCTGGCCCTGCTGGTCACCAAAAACGTTTCCATGTTCCCCGGGAATCCCGAGCGCTTCTCCGAGGGCAGCATCGATGTCTGGTGGATCGTGCACGATGGAGGCATGCTCATGCTGTTACCCTTCCTGCTGCGGCACCACAAG gtCTGGCGGAAGTGCAAGATGCGTATCTTCACGGTGGCCCAGATGGACGACAATAGCATCCAGATGAAGAAGGACCTGACCACCTTTCTGTACCACTTACGTATCACCGCAGAGGTCGAGGTGGTGGAGATG CATGAGAGCGACATCTCGGCTTACACCTACGAGAAGACACTGGTGATGGAGCAGCGTTCCCAGATCCTCAAACAGATGCATTTAACCAAGAATGAGCGAGAGCGGGAG ATCCAGAGTATCACAGATGAGTCTCGTGGCTCAATCCGGAGAAAGAATCCAGCCAACACTCGGCTCCGCCTCAACGTCCCAGAAGAGACAGCTGGTGACAGCGAGGAGAAGCCAGAGGAGGAG GTGCAGCTGATCCACGACCAGAGCGCTCCCAGCTGCCCCAGCAGCTCTCCGTCCCCGGGGGAGGAGCCTGagggggagggcgagggagaTCCCGAGAAGGTGCATCTCACCTGGACCAAGGACAAGTCGGTGGCAGAGAAGAATAAGGGCCCCAGTCCGGTCTCCTCCGAGGGCATCAAGGACTTCTTCAGCATGAAGCC GGAGTGGGAGAATTT
- the SLC12A5 gene encoding solute carrier family 12 member 5 isoform X5 encodes MGEPTPAYLFPAMAIFKAEDASGEAAAMLNNMRVYGTCVLTCMATVVFVGVKYVNKFALVFLGCVILSILAIYAGVIKSAFDPPNFPICLLGNRTLSRHGFDVCAKLAWEGNETVTTRLWGLFCSSRFLNATCDEYFTRNNVTEIQGIPGAASGLIKENLWSSYLTKGVIVERRGMPSVGLAEGTPIDMDHPYVFSDMTSYFTLLVGIYFPSVTGIMAGSNRSGDLRDAQKSIPTGTILAIATTSAVYISSVVLFGACIEGVVLRDKFGEAVNGNLVVGTLAWPSPWVIVIGSFFSTCGAGLQSLTGAPRLLQAISRDGIVPFLQVFGHGKANGEPTWALLLTACICEIGILIASLDEVAPILSMFFLMCYMFVNLACAVQTLLRTPNWRPRFRYYHWTLSFLGMSLCLALMFICSWYYALVAMLIAGLIYKYIEYRGAEKEWGDGIRGLSLSAARYALLRLEEGPPHTKNWRPQLLVLVRVDQDQNVVHPQLLSLTSQLKAGKGLTIVGSVLEGTFLDNHPQAQRAEESIRRLMEAEKVKGFCQVVISSNLRDGVSHLIQSGGLGGLQHNTVLVGWPRNWRQKEDHQTWRNFIELVRETTAGHLALLVTKNVSMFPGNPERFSEGSIDVWWIVHDGGMLMLLPFLLRHHKVWRKCKMRIFTVAQMDDNSIQMKKDLTTFLYHLRITAEVEVVEMHESDISAYTYEKTLVMEQRSQILKQMHLTKNEREREIQSITDESRGSIRRKNPANTRLRLNVPEETAGDSEEKPEEEVQLIHDQSAPSCPSSSPSPGEEPEGEGEGDPEKVHLTWTKDKSVAEKNKGPSPVSSEGIKDFFSMKPEWENLNQSNVRRMHTAVRLNEVIVKKSRDAKLVLLNMPGPPRNRNGDENYMEFLEVLTEHLDRVMLVRGGGREVITIYS; translated from the exons GCTTACCTCTTCCCAGCTATGGCCATTTTTAAGGCAGAAGATGCCAGTGGGGAGGCAGCAGCCATGTTGAACAATATGCGTGTATATGGCACCTGTGTGCTCACTTGCATGGCCACTGTGGTATTTGTGGGCGTCAAGTATGTCAACAAGTTTGCCCTTGTCTTCCTGGGTTGTGTCATCCTCTCCATCCTGGCCATCTATGCTGGGGTCATCAAATCTGCCTTCGACCCACCCAACTTCCC GATCTGCCTCCTGGGGAACCGCACACTGTCTCGCCATGGCTTTGATGTCTGTGCCAAGCTGGCTTGGGAAGGAAATGAGACGGTGACCACACGGCTCTGGGGCCTTTTCTGTTCCTCCCGTTTCCTCAACGCCACCTGTGATGAGTACTTCACCCGAAATAATGTCACGGAGATCCAGGGCATCCCTGGCGCTGCCAGTGGCCTCATCAAAG AGAATCTTTGGAGCTCCTACCTAACCAAAGGGGTGATTGTGGAGAGGCGTGGGATGCCCTCGGTGGGCCTGGCAGAGGGCACCCCTATCGACATGGACCATCCTTATGTCTTCAGTGATATGACCTCCTACTTCACCCTGCTGGTTGGCATCTACTTCCCCTCAGTCACAG GGATCATGGCTGGTTCTAACCGCTCTGGAGACCTACGGGATGCCCAGAAGTCAATTCCCACTGGCACCATCCTGGCCATTGCCACCACCTCTGCTGTCT ATATCAGCTCTGTTGTTCTGTTTGGGGCCTGCATTGAGGGGGTCGTCCTGCGGGACAA GTTTGGAGAAGCTGTGAATGGCAACCTGGTGGTGGGCACACTGGCCTGGCCATCCCCCTGGGTCATTGTCATTGGATCCTTCTTCTCCACCTGTGGGGCCGGGCTGCAGAGCCTCACGGGGGCCCCACGCCTGCTGCAGGCCATCTCCCGGGATGGCATCGTGCCCTTCCTGCAG GTCTTTGGCCATGGCAAAGCAAATGGAGAACCAACATGGGCCTTGCTCCTGACTGCCTGCATCTGTGAGATTGGCATCCTCATCGCATCCCTTGACGAGGTCGCCCCCATCCTCTCTAT GTTCTTCCTGATGTGCTACATGTTTGTGAACCTGGCTTGTGCAGTCCAGACACTGCTGAGGACACCCAACTGGAGGCCACGCTTTCGATATTACCACTG GACACTCTCCTTCCTGGGCATGAGCCTCTGCCTGGCCCTCATGTTTATCTGCTCCTGGTATTATGCCCTGGTGGCCATGCTCATCGCTGGGCTCATCTACAAGTACATTGAGTACCGAGG GGCAGAGAAGGAGTGGGGCGATGGGATCCGAGGCCTGTCCCTCAGTGCTGCACGCTATGCCCTCTTACGCCTGGAGGAAGGGCCCCCACATACGAAGAACTGGAG GCCACAGCTACTGGTGCTGGTGCGTGTGGACCAAGACCAGAATGTGGTACACCCACAACTGCTCTCACTGACCTCCCAGCTCAAGGCAGGGAAGGGCCTGACCATTGTGGGTTCCGTCCTTGAGGGCACCTTTCTCGACAACCATCCCCAGGCCCAGCGGGCAGAGGAG TCCATCCGGCGCCTGATGGAGGCAGAGAAGGTGAAAGGCTTCTGCCAGGTGGTGATTTCCTCCAACCTGCGTGATGGTGTGTCACATCTGATTCAGTCTGGGGGCCTCGGGGGGCTACAGCACAACACTGTGCTCGTCGGCTGGCCCCGCAACTGGCGGCAGAAGGAAGATCATCAGACGTGGAGGAACTTCATTG AGCTGGTCCGGGAAACCACAGCTGGTCACCTGGCCCTGCTGGTCACCAAAAACGTTTCCATGTTCCCCGGGAATCCCGAGCGCTTCTCCGAGGGCAGCATCGATGTCTGGTGGATCGTGCACGATGGAGGCATGCTCATGCTGTTACCCTTCCTGCTGCGGCACCACAAG gtCTGGCGGAAGTGCAAGATGCGTATCTTCACGGTGGCCCAGATGGACGACAATAGCATCCAGATGAAGAAGGACCTGACCACCTTTCTGTACCACTTACGTATCACCGCAGAGGTCGAGGTGGTGGAGATG CATGAGAGCGACATCTCGGCTTACACCTACGAGAAGACACTGGTGATGGAGCAGCGTTCCCAGATCCTCAAACAGATGCATTTAACCAAGAATGAGCGAGAGCGGGAG ATCCAGAGTATCACAGATGAGTCTCGTGGCTCAATCCGGAGAAAGAATCCAGCCAACACTCGGCTCCGCCTCAACGTCCCAGAAGAGACAGCTGGTGACAGCGAGGAGAAGCCAGAGGAGGAG GTGCAGCTGATCCACGACCAGAGCGCTCCCAGCTGCCCCAGCAGCTCTCCGTCCCCGGGGGAGGAGCCTGagggggagggcgagggagaTCCCGAGAAGGTGCATCTCACCTGGACCAAGGACAAGTCGGTGGCAGAGAAGAATAAGGGCCCCAGTCCGGTCTCCTCCGAGGGCATCAAGGACTTCTTCAGCATGAAGCC GGAGTGGGAGAATTT